A genomic segment from Salvia splendens isolate huo1 chromosome 13, SspV2, whole genome shotgun sequence encodes:
- the LOC121761324 gene encoding mannose/glucose-specific lectin Cramoll-like, producing MANLNHLQTLIPLLFPLLLASAGLARSQTTSFTYDFYGEQPTDLIYQGDAHFPSDSTYLRMTDTDSSGTPLQYRVGRAVYSGPIQFWQAGAQVDLETTVKFIITPNSGDTNPADGFAFFIAPVGSPVGSTGGNFGVFGSGQPAAFAVEFDIFSNPGIDPSYRHVGIDIGSSASKNTTDVGDAILGQEVTARINYEQASKVISVSVAAGSENFEVSYVYDLSNLLTQEVEVGISATTGGQIAVHDLISWYFTSTLVHTAAGEDSYIRQYV from the coding sequence ATGGCCAACCTAAACCATCTCCAAACTCTAATTCCACTACTTTTTCCCCTCCTCCTTGCCTCGGCCGGCCTAGCCCGGTCGCAGACGACCTCCTTCACGTACGATTTCTACGGCGAGCAGCCGACAGACCTAATCTACCAGGGCGACGCCCACTTCCCCTCCGACTCCACCTACCTCCGCATGACCGACACCGACAGCTCGGGCACCCCGCTCCAGTACCGGGTCGGCCGAGCAGTGTACTCTGGGCCGATCCAGTTCTGGCAAGCCGGGGCCCAGGTTGATCTCGAGACCACCGTAAAATTCATCATAACCCCCAATAGCGGCGACACGAACCCGGCCGACGGCTTCGCCTTCTTCATCGCGCCCGTCGGTTCCCCGGTCGGGTCGACCGGGGGCAACTTCGGAGTCTTCGGATCGGGTCAACCCGCCGCCTTCGCAGTGGAATTCGACATCTTTTCCAACCCCGGGATCGACCCGAGCTACCGCCACGTCGGAATCGACATCGGATCGAGTGCCTCGAAGAACACGACCGACGTCGGCGACGCGATTCTCGGGCAGGAGGTGACTGCCCGGATCAACTACGAGCAGGCTTCGAAGGTGATCAGCGTGAGCGTCGCCGCTGGGTCGGAGAATTTTGAGGTGAGCTATGTGTATGATCTGAGCAACCTCCTTACTCAGGAGGTGGAGGTCGGAATCTCGGCCACCACCGGAGGTCAAATCGCGGTCCACGACCTCATATCGTGGTATTTCACCTCCACTCTTGTGCATACCGCCGCCGGCGAGGACAGCTACATTCGCCAATATGTCTGA